A DNA window from Solanum lycopersicum chromosome 3, SLM_r2.1 contains the following coding sequences:
- the LOC100037504 gene encoding guanylyl cyclase, which produces MWPLFVLLSKFLGTEEDNTEESEREHLSLVLKQSLGRDEFHGTVSGSYFVDVPHINQLHSWDCGLACVLMVLRFLGIKDGNMQELEEFCCTTSIWTVDLAYLLKKFSVSFSYFTVTLGANPSFSVETFYKEQLPNDLVRVDMLFQKARDAGISIECRSISSEEISLLILSGNFLAITLVDQYKLSHSWLDVCASDLCIDTPDYTGHYIVICGYDSDADEFEIRDPASSRKYGRVTSKCLEKARKSFGTDEDLLLIRVEREEAKSSHHDHCLTQLL; this is translated from the exons ATGTGGCCATTATTTGTTCTATTGAGCAAGTTTTTGGGAACAGAAGAAGATAACACCGAAGAATCAGAAAGGGAGCATTTAAGTTTGGTCTTAAAACAATCATTGGGTCGAGATGAATTCCACGGCACAGTTTCCGGCTCATACTTTGTTGAT GTTCCGCATATAAACCAATTACATTCGTGGGACTGCGGTCTTGCTTGTGTTCTGATGGTTTTGAGGTTTCTTGGAATCAAGGATGGAAACATGCAAGAGCTAGAAGAGTTCTGCTGCACTACCAG TATTTGGACAGTTGATCTGGCGTATTTATTGAAGAAATTTTCTGTCAGTTTTTCCTACTTCACAGTAACATTAGGTGCAAATCCAAGTTTTTCTGTGGAGACATTTTACAAG GAACAACTGCCCAATGATCTTGTCCGAGTGGATATGCTATTTCAAAAAGCACGTGATGCTGGTATAAGTATAGAG TGCAGATCAATCAGCAGTGAAGAGATCTCTTTACTGATCTTGTCTGGAAATTTTCTTGCAATTACTTTAGTTGATCAGTACAAATTAAG TCATTCTTGGCTGGATGTTTGTGCTTCAGATTTATGCATCGACACCCCAGACTATACTG GTCATTATATTGTCATCTGTGGCTATGACAGTGACGCAGATGAGTTTGAGATTCGTGATCCTGCCAGTTCAAG GAAATATGGAAGGGTCACCTCAAAATGTTTAGAAAAGGCCCGCAAATCCTTCGGAACTGATGAGGATCTTCTACTG ATCCGTGTTGAAAGAGAGGAGGCTAAAAGCAGCCATCATGATCATTGTTTAACACAGTTACTCTAA